The following coding sequences lie in one Tichowtungia aerotolerans genomic window:
- a CDS encoding phenylacetate--CoA ligase family protein, whose product MRDLWNDHENLIHPSSTADYMGEDQLRTLQLQRLRAVTKHAYENQKLFRERMDAKGLTPEDIKTLEDVNLLPFTQKTDLRDTYPYGLFCVPMNEVVRLHASSGTTGKPIVVAYTEEDIEVWKEVMVRTFACAGLHHGDIIQNAYGYGLFTGGLGAHYGAEALGATVIPISGGNSERQIMVMRDFGSTAICSTPSYFLHLIEYAEEMGVDWNDIPLRAGVFGAEPWSDEMREYIEGRTGIKAYDIYGLSEIIGPGVASACSAQRGLHIFEDHFLFEIVDPVTDEPMPDGEEGELIITTLSKRAMPVMRYRTHDITSVITEKCSCGRTVRRIERIARRSDDMFIIRGVNVFPSQVEAALLKAEGTLPHYQIILTNQDGMDQMEVQVEVTDEVFSDTVRGLEELKKKIHEAITHILGIRVKLTLAEPNTIARSQGKAKRVIDQRNK is encoded by the coding sequence ATGCGCGATTTATGGAACGATCATGAGAACCTGATTCATCCATCATCCACGGCGGATTATATGGGTGAGGACCAGCTTCGCACTCTACAGCTTCAACGTCTTCGGGCGGTCACCAAACACGCCTACGAAAACCAGAAACTCTTCCGCGAACGGATGGATGCCAAAGGACTCACCCCCGAGGATATTAAGACTCTCGAAGATGTTAACCTGCTTCCTTTTACCCAGAAAACCGACCTTCGCGACACCTACCCCTATGGGCTTTTCTGCGTTCCCATGAATGAAGTCGTCCGGCTGCATGCTTCTTCCGGAACCACCGGAAAACCGATTGTTGTCGCCTATACCGAAGAAGACATCGAAGTCTGGAAAGAAGTGATGGTGCGCACTTTTGCCTGCGCGGGACTGCACCATGGCGACATCATCCAGAATGCCTACGGATACGGACTGTTCACCGGAGGGCTCGGCGCTCACTACGGCGCAGAGGCTCTCGGCGCCACGGTTATTCCAATTTCCGGAGGAAACTCCGAGCGGCAGATTATGGTGATGCGCGACTTCGGCTCAACGGCCATCTGTTCGACTCCCAGTTATTTCCTTCACCTCATTGAGTATGCCGAAGAAATGGGCGTCGACTGGAACGATATCCCCTTGCGCGCCGGCGTGTTCGGCGCCGAGCCGTGGAGCGATGAAATGCGTGAATACATTGAAGGCCGCACGGGAATCAAAGCCTACGATATTTACGGTCTGTCTGAAATCATCGGCCCCGGCGTCGCCTCGGCCTGTTCCGCGCAGCGCGGGCTGCACATTTTCGAAGACCATTTTCTTTTTGAAATCGTCGACCCTGTCACTGACGAACCGATGCCCGACGGCGAAGAAGGTGAACTGATCATTACCACACTCAGCAAACGAGCAATGCCTGTAATGCGCTACCGCACACACGACATTACCAGTGTGATCACCGAAAAATGCTCCTGCGGCCGCACGGTTCGACGCATTGAACGCATCGCGCGCCGTTCCGACGACATGTTTATCATTCGCGGCGTCAACGTCTTCCCATCACAGGTCGAAGCCGCTCTGCTGAAAGCGGAAGGTACCCTGCCGCACTACCAGATCATTCTGACCAACCAGGACGGCATGGACCAGATGGAGGTTCAGGTAGAAGTCACAGACGAAGTGTTCAGCGACACCGTTCGAGGGCTCGAAGAACTGAAGAAAAAAATCCATGAAGCAATCACCCATATTCTGGGCATCCGTGTAAAACTGACGCTGGCGGAACCGAACACGATTGCCCGTTCTCAGGGAAAAGCAAAACGAGTCATCGACCAGCGGAATAAATAG
- a CDS encoding alginate export family protein, with product MKKIKFLCALLLCGAVCSQAADPETAADTKKAVPEAAGQSRFRWGGDIRLRSVYFDNIPLPMGAETRGGANSFQRYRTRLWGEYQATENLKFHGRIINEFRTWQNRSKTAGSSAWNALDEIVIDNLYIDWDATENWSVRAGRQDLIYGTGKVILDGTPKDGSRTIYFDAVKATYSGIQDTTIDFLGIYTRAEDPLAIHSEERDLVGKTGSYYGGAEAGGGIYLKNQSIEGLPLEAYYLYKAKEEAWIDTTTTPTVLYDDQDRHTVGTRLMQKFTDDIDSNLELAYQFGDNISAYMVDALINWHIPDCPMKSTLGLGWYYLSGDDPSTSDDEGWNPLWARWPQYSELYIYAFDAEGAGRWSNLSMPHVDFTFHPHEKVQTSLMLGYMFAPEEDGVGGGDERGFLATLKNTFTLKKNMLTKGDKLGGHILFEAMDPGNYYSEDQQNHPALFARVELNYSF from the coding sequence ATGAAGAAAATCAAATTCTTATGCGCATTGCTTCTTTGCGGTGCCGTCTGCTCACAGGCCGCCGATCCGGAAACAGCCGCTGACACGAAAAAGGCGGTTCCGGAGGCCGCCGGGCAATCCAGATTCAGATGGGGCGGAGATATTCGTCTGCGCAGTGTCTATTTCGACAACATCCCCCTGCCCATGGGCGCCGAAACCCGTGGCGGTGCCAACAGCTTCCAGCGCTATCGCACCCGACTTTGGGGCGAGTATCAGGCCACTGAAAATTTGAAATTCCACGGCCGTATCATCAACGAATTCCGCACCTGGCAGAACCGCTCGAAAACCGCCGGGTCCAGTGCATGGAATGCATTGGATGAAATTGTAATCGACAACCTGTACATCGACTGGGACGCCACTGAAAACTGGTCGGTCCGTGCCGGGCGTCAGGATCTCATCTACGGCACAGGAAAAGTTATTCTGGACGGAACCCCGAAAGACGGATCGCGCACGATCTACTTTGATGCGGTTAAGGCCACCTACTCCGGCATCCAGGACACAACGATTGACTTCCTCGGCATCTACACCCGCGCCGAAGACCCGCTGGCCATTCACAGCGAAGAACGCGATCTCGTCGGCAAAACCGGTTCGTACTACGGCGGCGCGGAAGCCGGCGGCGGAATCTACCTCAAAAATCAATCTATCGAAGGCCTGCCGCTCGAGGCCTATTATCTCTATAAAGCCAAAGAGGAAGCCTGGATTGATACAACAACGACACCAACCGTTCTGTACGACGACCAGGATCGCCATACCGTCGGCACACGCCTGATGCAGAAATTCACCGACGATATCGACAGCAACCTGGAACTGGCCTATCAGTTCGGCGACAACATCAGCGCCTACATGGTCGATGCACTCATCAACTGGCATATCCCGGACTGTCCAATGAAATCCACCCTCGGTCTTGGATGGTATTATCTCTCCGGTGACGATCCGTCCACGTCTGACGACGAAGGATGGAACCCGCTATGGGCCCGCTGGCCGCAATACAGCGAGCTCTACATCTACGCCTTCGACGCAGAAGGGGCCGGCCGCTGGTCCAACCTCAGCATGCCGCACGTGGACTTCACCTTCCATCCGCATGAAAAGGTTCAAACCAGCCTGATGCTCGGTTACATGTTTGCTCCGGAAGAAGACGGCGTTGGCGGCGGTGATGAACGCGGATTTCTCGCCACCCTCAAAAACACCTTTACCCTTAAAAAGAATATGTTGACGAAAGGCGACAAACTGGGCGGCCACATCCTTTTCGAGGCGATGGATCCCGGAAATTATTATTCCGAAGATCAGCAGAACCATCCGGCACTCTTCGCACGCGTTGAACTGAACTATTCCTTCTGA
- a CDS encoding 2-oxoacid:acceptor oxidoreductase family protein yields the protein MNKTVNVKFAGLGGQGILTCTDILGHVVFDLGFDVKKAEVHGMSQRGGAITSDLRYGKKVFSPMIPTGEADYLVVLTEDQVDVNQHQLKDGGVLVTPADFPVDQLENKRTLNVALLGALSRHMEFAEELWLDAIRKQLPERLHEVNEKAFGLGRG from the coding sequence GTGAATAAAACAGTAAACGTAAAATTTGCAGGTCTGGGCGGTCAGGGAATTCTGACCTGTACGGATATCCTCGGTCACGTGGTTTTTGATTTGGGGTTTGATGTCAAAAAGGCGGAAGTGCATGGAATGAGTCAGCGTGGTGGAGCCATTACCTCCGATCTGCGTTACGGGAAAAAAGTGTTCAGCCCGATGATTCCGACCGGAGAAGCGGATTACCTGGTTGTGTTGACTGAAGATCAGGTTGACGTCAATCAGCATCAGCTGAAAGACGGTGGAGTGCTGGTGACCCCCGCGGATTTTCCGGTCGATCAGCTTGAGAACAAACGGACGCTGAACGTGGCTCTGCTCGGAGCACTCAGCAGGCATATGGAGTTTGCTGAAGAGCTTTGGCTGGATGCCATCCGCAAGCAGCTTCCGGAACGCCTGCATGAGGTGAATGAAAAAGCGTTTGGCCTGGGTCGGGGATGA
- a CDS encoding hotdog fold thioesterase, protein MKKRLAWVGDDPGNDPQNPNLQTGGFEMSAGKIKELIRKNDQLGRLLGVELTDVSEGRAYAELTVKKEHLNAAGVCHGGSIFALADIALAAASNSCGQVALLTNGNIQVFHATQLGDTLIAKAKEVSASRKLAHYRVKVTNRAGDQIAVYNATVYKTSAPLPEA, encoded by the coding sequence ATGAAAAAGCGTTTGGCCTGGGTCGGGGATGACCCGGGCAATGACCCCCAGAATCCGAATCTTCAAACCGGAGGTTTTGAAATGAGTGCTGGAAAAATCAAAGAGTTGATCCGGAAAAACGATCAGCTGGGCCGGTTGCTTGGCGTCGAGCTGACGGACGTGAGCGAAGGCCGGGCCTATGCAGAACTGACGGTGAAAAAAGAGCACCTCAATGCCGCCGGGGTTTGCCATGGCGGATCCATTTTCGCATTGGCGGATATTGCGTTGGCTGCAGCGTCCAATTCCTGCGGACAGGTGGCGCTGTTGACCAACGGCAACATTCAGGTCTTCCATGCGACGCAGCTCGGGGATACCTTGATAGCCAAAGCCAAAGAGGTCTCTGCAAGCCGCAAGCTGGCGCACTATCGCGTCAAGGTTACGAATCGGGCAGGGGATCAGATCGCTGTTTACAACGCAACGGTCTACAAAACTTCGGCGCCGCTTCCGGAGGCATAG
- a CDS encoding ACT domain-containing protein: MKLKQLSVFLENKPGRLREACDILGANHINLLTLSLADTEQFGILRLIVNDSETAKAVLEEAGFVAKITEVIAVEVKDEPGGLSNVLKIEEDAGISVEYMYAFTIKSGENAVLLFRFDNMDKAIDALRTAGFNVLEANEIHQRAAR, from the coding sequence ATGAAACTGAAGCAACTGTCTGTTTTTCTTGAAAACAAACCCGGTCGTCTGCGTGAAGCATGCGACATTCTCGGGGCAAACCATATCAATCTACTGACTCTCTCGCTCGCCGACACTGAACAATTCGGTATTTTACGGTTAATTGTCAATGACTCTGAAACGGCCAAGGCCGTTCTCGAGGAGGCGGGATTCGTCGCAAAAATCACAGAAGTTATTGCTGTGGAAGTCAAAGACGAGCCCGGCGGACTGAGCAATGTGCTGAAGATCGAAGAAGACGCCGGCATAAGCGTCGAATACATGTATGCCTTCACGATCAAGAGCGGAGAAAACGCGGTCCTTCTCTTCCGTTTCGACAATATGGACAAAGCTATTGACGCCCTCCGAACCGCCGGGTTCAATGTTTTGGAAGCCAACGAAATTCATCAAAGGGCCGCCCGATAA
- a CDS encoding thiamine pyrophosphate-dependent enzyme yields MSKERMLLSGNEAVALGALHAGTTLGVGYPGTPSTEILENASKLGVNCQWSPNEKVASEVAIGVAFAGARTLCTMKHVGLNVAADPFFTVAYTGVTGGMVLAVADDPGMASSQNEQDSRNYARAAGVPMLEPADSQEAYEMTRLAFELSERWKQPVILRLCTRVCHSKTIVVPCEATEGPGADYQRDIKQRVMIPAYARLAHKTLRKKLADLEEWNCASGPNQVLGEGRLGIIANGVAALHAQEAVPEARIFKIGMSWPLPMKALLEFIASVDDCVVIEEGDPFIQTEIQAAGGKVRPRLERYRFGELDVTRVKRILAGDDSEEAAPPKGKPPQLCQGCPHRFSFEVLKKRGCIITGDIGCYTLSVLPPFETMDTCVCMGASIGVGLGMRHVLPEDQARKVVSVIGDSTFMHSGLTGIAEMIYNRPKTGHVIVILDNSTTAMTGLQEHPGTGKKMDHSAAENRVCIEDTLKAMGVEKIVIVDPSKEAGAYEKAVDEALGSNDLTVIIARRPCILALARDAKFARGEKVR; encoded by the coding sequence ATGAGTAAAGAACGGATGCTTTTAAGTGGAAACGAAGCTGTAGCTCTGGGAGCGCTGCATGCCGGAACGACGCTGGGCGTTGGTTATCCCGGGACGCCATCAACTGAAATCCTGGAAAACGCCTCAAAACTTGGTGTGAACTGCCAGTGGTCACCGAACGAAAAGGTCGCGTCGGAAGTCGCCATCGGTGTGGCATTTGCCGGAGCGCGTACGCTGTGCACGATGAAGCATGTTGGCCTCAATGTGGCGGCGGATCCGTTTTTCACGGTGGCCTATACCGGTGTGACCGGAGGAATGGTGCTTGCGGTGGCCGATGATCCCGGAATGGCATCCTCCCAGAACGAGCAGGACAGCCGCAATTACGCTCGCGCGGCCGGTGTGCCGATGCTCGAGCCAGCCGATTCTCAGGAAGCCTATGAGATGACCCGGTTGGCATTTGAGCTTTCCGAACGTTGGAAACAGCCGGTGATTCTTCGCCTTTGCACCCGCGTTTGTCATTCAAAAACAATTGTGGTGCCTTGCGAGGCGACCGAAGGCCCCGGAGCGGACTATCAGCGCGACATCAAGCAGCGTGTCATGATCCCTGCCTACGCGCGTCTTGCGCACAAAACCCTTCGCAAAAAACTGGCGGATCTGGAAGAGTGGAACTGCGCTTCCGGTCCCAATCAGGTGCTGGGTGAAGGACGCTTGGGGATTATCGCCAACGGTGTTGCTGCACTGCATGCCCAGGAAGCGGTTCCGGAAGCAAGGATTTTCAAAATCGGCATGAGCTGGCCGCTGCCGATGAAAGCACTGCTTGAATTTATCGCCTCGGTTGACGACTGTGTCGTGATTGAAGAAGGCGACCCCTTTATTCAGACAGAAATTCAGGCAGCCGGAGGAAAGGTCCGCCCGCGGCTCGAGCGCTATCGGTTCGGCGAACTTGATGTGACACGTGTAAAACGTATCCTGGCCGGTGATGATTCTGAAGAAGCAGCTCCTCCAAAAGGAAAACCGCCGCAGCTGTGCCAGGGCTGTCCGCATCGTTTCAGTTTTGAGGTGCTGAAAAAACGCGGATGCATTATTACTGGTGATATCGGCTGCTACACCCTCAGTGTGCTGCCGCCGTTTGAGACCATGGATACCTGCGTATGCATGGGGGCATCCATTGGTGTCGGGCTCGGTATGCGTCACGTGCTTCCAGAGGATCAGGCCCGCAAGGTAGTCAGTGTGATTGGAGATTCAACCTTTATGCATAGCGGGCTGACCGGTATCGCAGAAATGATCTACAACCGTCCAAAAACCGGTCATGTGATCGTGATTCTTGATAACTCGACCACCGCTATGACCGGATTGCAGGAACATCCCGGGACTGGAAAAAAGATGGATCACTCGGCCGCCGAAAACCGGGTTTGCATTGAAGATACGCTGAAGGCGATGGGCGTTGAAAAAATCGTTATTGTCGATCCGTCCAAAGAGGCCGGGGCCTATGAGAAAGCAGTAGACGAAGCGCTGGGTTCGAATGATCTGACGGTGATTATCGCCCGGCGCCCCTGCATCCTCGCTCTGGCCCGTGACGCAAAATTCGCCCGTGGTGAAAAAGTAAGATAG
- a CDS encoding sodium:solute symporter family protein produces the protein MVSIWMIFIVITYLFIVGYLGFRGYKGTKSATDYMLAGRKVHPYVMAMSYGATFISTSAIIGFGGASAVFGMSLLWLPFLNIFLGIFIAFWLFGGRTRRMGLRLDAHTFPELLGRRYQSRFIQGSAAIIIFLFIPMYASAVLTGAAKYLAHQFAIDYNTALFVFSVIIALYVVMGGIKGVMYTDALQATVMLIGLSILLVLTYQRMGGVTQAHQMLTDMADKVPEKLIANGHRGWTSMPQFGSSMWWVAVSTITMGVGIGVLAQPQLAVRYMTVKSGKELNRAIPIGGVFILLTAGVAYIVGALSNVFFEQTSGKISIAAAGGDVEQIIPMYLQQATPEWFSILFMLTLMSAAMSTLSSQFHIMGTSLGRDLVEESLNGKKKGRGVLATRFGVLAGILISVYLSYIIDIRFGKTGTAIVARGTAIFFGLCAGAFLPIYIGALWSRGITKAGAIAGMLAGSISSLFWMTFVLEKSSTALLLCSKWFGTRSLAISVVDGCEVLTKTGPFIWAFVDPIIISLPIAALATILVSLFTKKLPQTHLDLCLNK, from the coding sequence ATGGTTTCAATCTGGATGATTTTTATTGTTATTACCTATCTTTTCATCGTGGGCTATCTGGGATTTCGTGGATACAAGGGAACCAAATCGGCAACCGACTACATGCTCGCCGGCCGCAAGGTCCACCCCTACGTCATGGCCATGTCTTACGGTGCTACGTTCATCAGCACCTCTGCCATCATCGGATTCGGAGGCGCCTCAGCGGTTTTCGGAATGAGTCTGTTGTGGCTCCCTTTCCTGAATATCTTTCTGGGCATCTTTATCGCCTTCTGGCTCTTCGGGGGACGAACCCGCCGGATGGGCCTGCGCCTTGATGCGCACACCTTTCCCGAACTGCTGGGGCGGCGTTATCAGTCCCGCTTCATTCAGGGTTCAGCGGCAATCATCATCTTCCTGTTTATTCCAATGTACGCATCTGCAGTGCTGACAGGTGCCGCAAAATACCTGGCACACCAGTTTGCGATCGATTACAACACCGCCCTGTTTGTTTTCTCGGTTATCATCGCGCTGTACGTTGTCATGGGCGGCATCAAAGGAGTCATGTACACCGACGCGCTGCAGGCCACCGTCATGCTGATTGGGCTCAGCATCCTTCTCGTTCTCACTTACCAGCGAATGGGCGGCGTCACACAGGCGCACCAGATGCTGACCGATATGGCCGACAAGGTTCCTGAAAAGCTGATCGCCAACGGACACCGGGGCTGGACGTCGATGCCGCAGTTTGGATCTTCCATGTGGTGGGTTGCTGTCAGCACCATCACCATGGGTGTCGGCATCGGTGTGCTGGCGCAGCCGCAGCTGGCAGTACGCTATATGACGGTGAAAAGCGGCAAGGAACTCAATCGCGCCATCCCGATCGGAGGGGTTTTCATTCTCCTTACCGCCGGAGTCGCCTATATTGTTGGCGCCCTGTCCAATGTCTTTTTCGAGCAGACCTCCGGCAAAATCTCGATTGCTGCAGCCGGAGGCGATGTCGAGCAGATCATTCCCATGTACCTTCAGCAGGCAACGCCGGAATGGTTCAGCATTCTGTTTATGCTGACCCTGATGTCTGCGGCCATGAGTACGCTCAGCAGCCAGTTCCACATTATGGGAACCTCTCTTGGTCGAGATCTCGTTGAAGAGTCTCTGAATGGAAAGAAAAAAGGTCGCGGCGTCCTGGCAACGCGATTCGGCGTCCTGGCCGGCATCCTGATTTCTGTTTACCTCAGCTACATCATCGACATCCGTTTCGGCAAAACCGGTACCGCCATCGTCGCGCGCGGCACTGCCATTTTCTTCGGCCTGTGCGCCGGTGCCTTTCTGCCGATCTACATCGGTGCGCTCTGGAGCCGTGGCATCACCAAAGCGGGCGCGATTGCCGGGATGCTGGCCGGATCCATCTCCAGTCTGTTCTGGATGACCTTTGTCCTGGAAAAGTCATCCACAGCCCTCCTCCTTTGCAGTAAATGGTTCGGCACCCGTTCTCTGGCCATCTCTGTCGTGGACGGCTGCGAAGTGTTGACAAAGACCGGACCTTTCATCTGGGCATTTGTCGACCCGATCATCATCAGCCTCCCGATCGCTGCTTTGGCAACCATACTGGTTTCTCTTTTCACAAAGAAACTGCCGCAGACCCATCTTGACCTCTGCTTAAACAAATAA
- a CDS encoding GNAT family N-acetyltransferase — protein sequence MTNIIKVETPEQIADTAELAREIWTKHYIPIVGQALVDYMLENFQSEHAIESQLTAGYEYYLIIQNNENAGYIALVPNPEANELMISKLYVSKSVRGQGLGQTMLQFAEDICRERGLTTLWLTVNKNNAGSIKWYIRSGFRNAESIVQDIGNGFVMDDYRMEKTVV from the coding sequence ATGACGAACATCATAAAAGTTGAAACACCGGAACAGATTGCCGATACGGCGGAACTTGCCCGTGAAATCTGGACCAAACATTACATTCCAATCGTTGGACAGGCTCTGGTCGACTATATGCTCGAGAATTTCCAGAGCGAACACGCCATTGAGTCTCAGCTGACCGCCGGATATGAATATTATCTCATTATCCAGAATAATGAAAACGCAGGATACATCGCCCTCGTGCCGAACCCTGAAGCCAATGAACTGATGATCAGTAAACTGTATGTGTCAAAATCAGTCCGGGGTCAGGGACTCGGGCAGACCATGCTTCAGTTTGCAGAAGACATCTGCCGCGAACGCGGACTCACAACCCTGTGGCTGACCGTGAATAAAAACAACGCAGGATCCATCAAATGGTATATCCGATCCGGCTTCAGGAACGCTGAATCCATTGTTCAGGATATCGGGAACGGTTTTGTGATGGACGATTACCGAATGGAAAAGACGGTGGTATAG
- a CDS encoding phenylacetate--CoA ligase family protein — translation MTPNLPENRILDHAEMLPRGELQALQLKRLQKAVAHAQNIPYYQDAFAKAGILADSIQSLDDLRRLPFTTKDDLREQYPLGMLAVDRSEVLRFHGSSGTTGKPTMVAYTRNDLNMWANLCARFLTAGGLRPEHTVQIAFGYGLFTGGFGLHYGVERVGASVIPAAAGNTPKQVMLLMDMQADALVCTPSYALTISEFIISNDIPRDALNLKYAFFGGEPWTQDMADRIESELGIASFNNYGLSEVIGPGISGECIAKNGMHISEDYFIVECINPQTLEPVAPGEQGELVFTTLCREAMPIIRYRTRDIASLNPEPCSCGRTTMRMSRVTGRSDDMLIIKGVNVYPSQIEQALLRVEGTAPHYQIIVDRPDRTDIATVQVEMTEELFSAGMKEMQELKEKISRAVQGITGLRMNIELVSPNTLERFTGKASRVKDLRREKGLI, via the coding sequence ATGACTCCGAATCTCCCCGAAAACCGAATTCTCGATCACGCAGAAATGCTTCCGCGCGGCGAACTGCAGGCACTGCAGCTCAAACGGCTGCAAAAAGCCGTTGCTCACGCCCAGAATATCCCTTATTACCAAGATGCCTTTGCGAAAGCTGGAATCCTTGCCGACTCGATCCAGTCGCTGGATGATTTGCGCCGATTGCCCTTCACCACCAAAGACGATTTGCGCGAGCAATATCCTCTCGGCATGCTGGCCGTGGACCGTTCCGAAGTCCTGCGTTTTCACGGCTCTTCCGGCACCACCGGAAAACCGACCATGGTGGCGTATACCCGCAATGACCTGAATATGTGGGCAAATCTGTGCGCCCGCTTTCTGACCGCGGGCGGCCTGCGCCCCGAACACACGGTTCAAATCGCCTTTGGTTACGGTCTGTTTACCGGCGGATTCGGACTGCACTATGGCGTCGAGCGGGTCGGGGCCTCCGTAATCCCAGCCGCCGCCGGCAACACCCCCAAACAAGTCATGCTGCTGATGGACATGCAGGCCGACGCGCTTGTCTGCACACCGAGTTATGCCCTGACCATTTCCGAATTTATTATCTCCAACGATATTCCACGTGACGCTCTCAATCTCAAATATGCGTTCTTCGGCGGAGAGCCATGGACTCAGGATATGGCCGACCGCATTGAATCCGAACTCGGCATTGCCAGCTTCAACAATTACGGGTTGAGTGAAGTCATCGGCCCGGGCATCAGCGGAGAATGCATTGCCAAAAACGGCATGCACATATCCGAAGATTATTTCATCGTTGAGTGCATCAATCCGCAAACGCTCGAACCGGTAGCGCCCGGCGAACAGGGCGAACTGGTTTTCACCACACTGTGCCGCGAGGCCATGCCTATCATCCGCTACCGCACCCGGGACATCGCCTCGCTCAATCCCGAGCCGTGCTCCTGCGGACGCACCACCATGCGCATGAGCCGCGTCACCGGCCGCAGTGACGACATGCTGATCATCAAAGGCGTCAATGTCTACCCTTCGCAGATCGAACAGGCGCTGCTGCGCGTCGAAGGCACTGCGCCGCACTATCAAATCATCGTGGACCGGCCCGACCGCACCGACATTGCCACCGTACAGGTGGAAATGACCGAAGAACTTTTCAGTGCCGGCATGAAGGAAATGCAGGAACTCAAAGAAAAGATCAGTCGCGCCGTTCAGGGCATCACCGGCCTGCGCATGAACATCGAGCTGGTTTCACCCAATACACTGGAACGTTTCACCGGAAAAGCCAGCCGCGTCAAAGACCTGCGCCGCGAAAAAGGACTGATCTGA
- a CDS encoding acyl-CoA thioesterase, giving the protein MIRHTHQVRVRYSESDRMGTYYNSRLLEWMEVGRSELLRAAGVPYGEWEARGVMAPIIESHLQFKGRAGYDDLLNIETTLVREGRVRVKFESKLTQADSGAPVAEGWTIHALTNPDGRPLRLPGWVKHFLEKEGDL; this is encoded by the coding sequence ATGATTCGACATACACATCAGGTTCGGGTTCGTTACAGCGAATCTGACCGCATGGGAACCTATTACAACTCCCGCCTGCTGGAGTGGATGGAAGTGGGGCGTTCGGAACTGCTGCGTGCGGCAGGAGTTCCTTATGGCGAATGGGAGGCGCGCGGAGTGATGGCGCCGATTATTGAGTCGCACCTTCAATTCAAAGGACGTGCCGGCTATGATGACCTGCTGAACATTGAGACGACTCTGGTTCGGGAAGGTCGGGTGCGGGTTAAGTTTGAATCAAAACTGACTCAGGCGGATAGCGGTGCGCCGGTTGCGGAAGGCTGGACTATTCATGCCCTGACAAATCCGGATGGCCGACCTTTACGTTTGCCAGGCTGGGTGAAACATTTTTTAGAGAAAGAAGGAGATCTATGA